A stretch of the Desulfobacter sp. genome encodes the following:
- a CDS encoding IS4 family transposase, with protein sequence MTHISVPKKQLRSLNFDNFRCPLIKSLSKSPELQSRGDRPLKMTFEDQINALVYFHLQEHKSARHLIQDLKENVFAKENIAPDGGISRSSFCEAINHRGLEQLQFIFEDLYKQALECHPGEHAELGELVSIDGSLINAVLSMHWANYRKGSKKAKVHCGFDINHGIPNKIFLTEGNGAERTFVPKILSKGQTGVMDRGYQSHKEFDLLQEQGKHFVCRIKTRTTRTIIDNHETPSDSYIFYDALVKLGTPNQNQTKRPVRVVGYKIAGVKYYVATDRHDLTAEQIATIYKLRWTIEDFFKWWKEHLKVYHLIARSEYGLMVQILGGLITYLLLAIHCQKQFNEKVTIKRVRQLRTAILNDLFGCEEQGSHSSNRDNIVKDQKIIEQAKT encoded by the coding sequence ATGACGCACATCTCAGTCCCTAAAAAACAACTACGGTCCCTGAACTTTGACAATTTCAGGTGCCCTCTGATAAAGTCACTTTCAAAATCACCGGAATTACAATCTCGAGGAGACCGCCCTTTAAAAATGACATTCGAAGACCAGATAAATGCTTTGGTTTATTTCCATCTTCAGGAGCACAAGTCTGCCCGACATTTAATTCAGGATCTCAAGGAGAATGTTTTTGCTAAAGAAAATATTGCGCCAGACGGTGGTATCAGCCGTAGTAGTTTCTGTGAAGCCATCAATCACAGGGGACTCGAACAACTGCAATTTATCTTTGAGGATCTTTATAAACAGGCTCTTGAGTGTCATCCGGGTGAACACGCCGAGTTAGGAGAGTTGGTTTCCATTGACGGTAGTCTCATAAATGCAGTCCTTTCAATGCACTGGGCGAACTACAGAAAAGGAAGTAAAAAAGCCAAAGTACATTGCGGATTTGACATTAATCACGGAATCCCAAACAAAATCTTTTTGACTGAAGGCAACGGCGCTGAACGCACTTTTGTTCCCAAAATACTTTCCAAGGGGCAAACAGGTGTTATGGATCGTGGATATCAATCCCATAAAGAATTTGACCTGCTTCAGGAGCAAGGCAAACATTTTGTCTGCCGTATAAAAACCAGGACAACAAGAACAATTATTGATAACCACGAGACCCCTTCCGACAGCTACATTTTTTATGATGCACTGGTTAAACTTGGTACTCCGAATCAAAACCAGACGAAAAGGCCTGTTCGGGTTGTTGGCTATAAAATTGCTGGCGTCAAATACTATGTGGCAACTGACAGGCATGATTTAACAGCGGAACAAATAGCAACAATTTATAAACTCCGGTGGACCATTGAGGATTTTTTCAAATGGTGGAAAGAACATCTGAAGGTATATCATCTCATTGCCCGCAGTGAATACGGCCTTATGGTTCAGATTCTTGGCGGCCTTATCACTTACCTGTTACTGGCAATCCATTGCCAAAAACAGTTTAATGAAAAGGTCACGATCAAAAGAGTTCGGCAGCTGCGAACCGCCATTCTAAATGACCTGTTTGGCTGCGAGGAGCAGGGCTCTCATAGTTCAAACAGGGACAATATTGTCAAAGATCAAAAAATTATTGAGCAAGCAAAAACCTAA